A single window of Sphingobium sp. SCG-1 DNA harbors:
- a CDS encoding acyl-CoA dehydrogenase, whose amino-acid sequence MNDVIKFDWSDPFLLEAQLTEEERLVRDVARGYSQDHLAPRIIEAFSKEHTDPKIFREMGKLGLLGPTVPEEYGGAGASYVAYGLIAREVERIDSGYRSMMSVQSSLVMFPIYAYGSETQKRQYLPRLAAGDAIGCFGLTEPDAGSDPGGMKTRAVKTANGYRLIGSKTWISNAPIADVFVIWAKSEAHGGAIRGFVLDRGTPGISTPKIEGKLSLRASITGMIVLDDVEVGEDALLPGVEGLKGPFGCLNRARYGISWGALGAAEFCFHAARQYGLDRHQFGRPLAATQLFQKKLADMETEIALGLQASLRVGRLMDEGRFAPEMVSIVKRNNVGKALDIARVSRDMHGGNGISGEFGVMRHLMNLETVNTYEGAHDVHALILGRAITGIAAF is encoded by the coding sequence ATGAATGACGTGATTAAATTTGACTGGTCTGACCCATTTTTGCTGGAAGCCCAGCTGACTGAAGAAGAACGACTGGTCCGTGATGTGGCACGCGGTTATTCGCAAGATCATCTGGCTCCGCGGATTATTGAAGCCTTTTCGAAAGAGCATACTGATCCCAAAATTTTTCGCGAAATGGGTAAGCTGGGGCTTTTGGGTCCAACTGTTCCGGAGGAATATGGCGGGGCGGGAGCATCCTACGTCGCTTATGGCCTGATCGCCCGCGAGGTGGAGCGTATCGATTCCGGCTACCGTTCGATGATGTCGGTACAATCGAGCCTCGTCATGTTCCCCATCTACGCTTATGGTTCGGAGACCCAAAAGCGGCAGTATCTGCCGCGACTGGCTGCGGGCGATGCTATCGGTTGTTTCGGTCTGACCGAGCCTGATGCTGGCTCTGATCCTGGCGGCATGAAGACGCGTGCGGTGAAGACCGCAAACGGATATCGATTGATCGGTAGCAAGACCTGGATCTCCAATGCGCCGATCGCTGACGTCTTCGTGATCTGGGCGAAGTCCGAGGCACATGGCGGAGCGATCCGCGGCTTTGTGCTAGACCGGGGCACACCAGGCATCAGCACTCCTAAGATCGAAGGCAAGTTGTCCCTGCGCGCGTCGATCACGGGCATGATCGTGCTGGACGACGTTGAGGTGGGAGAAGACGCACTGCTGCCGGGTGTCGAGGGGCTTAAAGGTCCATTCGGTTGCCTCAACCGCGCTCGTTATGGCATCTCATGGGGTGCATTGGGCGCGGCGGAGTTCTGCTTTCATGCCGCGCGTCAGTACGGACTCGACCGTCATCAGTTCGGCCGACCGCTTGCCGCAACGCAACTCTTCCAAAAGAAGCTTGCGGATATGGAGACGGAGATCGCGCTGGGCCTCCAGGCGAGCCTGCGTGTTGGGCGCTTGATGGATGAAGGGCGGTTTGCGCCGGAAATGGTGTCAATCGTCAAGCGCAACAATGTAGGGAAGGCGCTCGACATCGCACGTGTCTCACGCGACATGCACGGCGGCAATGGCATATCGGGTGAGTTCGGGGTGATGCGTCACCTCATGAACCTAGAAACGGTGAACACCTATGAGGGAGCGCATGATGTACATGCTCTCATCCTTGGCCGTGCCATCACCGGAATTGCCGCATTCTAG
- a CDS encoding acetyl-CoA C-acyltransferase, giving the protein MREAAIVSTARTGIGRAYRGAFNMTEAPVLAGHVMNAAIERAGIDPARIDDIFWGVGNQWGTQGGNAGRMATFAGGLPQSVPAFTLDRKCGSGLTALALAARSIIAGDIDIALSGGMESISLTINKDAPRYVNQSVSDREPHAYMAMIETAEIVAERYGISRERQDEYGAMSQQRAAAGLASGAFAKEIVPITVEKALYDKEGNRTGSESATVTQDEGIRPDTTIDALRNLKTVWKDGQVVQEGRHITAGNASQLSDGAAAQIVMDRATAQAEGREILGIYRGFQAAGCAPEEMGIGPIFAIPKLLNRAGLSVADIGLWELNEAFASQCLYCRDHLGIDPEIYNVNGGAIAVGHPFGMTGARLIGHALIEGRRRGVRYIVVSMCTADGMGAAGLFEIV; this is encoded by the coding sequence ATGCGCGAGGCAGCGATTGTTTCAACGGCGCGGACAGGTATTGGCCGCGCCTACCGTGGCGCGTTCAACATGACAGAAGCGCCTGTCCTGGCTGGGCATGTAATGAACGCTGCTATCGAGCGGGCGGGGATAGACCCGGCACGAATTGACGACATATTCTGGGGCGTCGGCAATCAGTGGGGAACGCAAGGCGGCAATGCGGGCAGGATGGCCACGTTCGCTGGCGGTCTGCCACAAAGCGTTCCGGCGTTTACGCTTGATCGAAAGTGCGGCTCGGGCCTGACCGCGCTGGCGCTTGCGGCGCGATCCATCATTGCCGGAGATATCGATATCGCGTTGTCAGGAGGCATGGAGTCAATCAGCCTCACCATAAATAAGGACGCGCCGCGCTACGTTAATCAATCTGTATCGGACCGTGAGCCGCACGCGTACATGGCTATGATCGAGACCGCCGAGATCGTCGCGGAGCGCTACGGCATAAGCCGCGAACGTCAGGACGAGTATGGCGCGATGAGTCAGCAACGCGCCGCCGCCGGTCTGGCGAGTGGTGCGTTTGCCAAAGAAATTGTGCCGATCACGGTTGAGAAAGCGCTCTATGACAAAGAGGGCAATCGCACCGGTAGTGAGAGTGCGACCGTCACGCAGGACGAGGGCATTCGGCCGGATACTACAATAGACGCCCTACGCAATTTGAAGACAGTTTGGAAAGACGGCCAGGTGGTCCAGGAAGGGCGGCATATCACCGCAGGCAATGCCAGCCAGCTCTCCGATGGTGCAGCGGCGCAGATCGTGATGGACCGTGCCACCGCCCAAGCGGAGGGGCGAGAAATCCTGGGGATTTATCGTGGGTTTCAGGCAGCAGGATGCGCGCCGGAAGAGATGGGCATAGGCCCGATTTTCGCCATCCCCAAATTGCTTAACCGGGCCGGGCTTTCCGTTGCCGATATTGGGCTTTGGGAACTGAACGAAGCCTTCGCCAGCCAATGCCTATACTGCCGCGATCACCTTGGCATTGACCCGGAAATCTATAACGTCAATGGAGGCGCCATCGCGGTCGGCCATCCATTCGGCATGACTGGCGCGCGGCTGATCGGCCACGCCCTTATCGAAGGCCGCAGACGGGGCGTCCGCTATATCGTCGTTTCCATGTGTACCGCAGACGGCATGGGCGCTGCAGGGTTGTTCGAGATCGTCTGA
- a CDS encoding TonB-dependent receptor, whose translation MKLKPLNAALLATTALWMATTCTASAQATADPAGSSLAQPNQAQEAQPIGGISDIVVTARRREESLQNAPVTVTAFSGAELQSKGVTDVTRLLQISPGVNFDAFPRAAPRPFFRGIGSSNQGAGGDPSSVGFLDGVYLGRAAMLGIDFYDLARVEVLKGPQGTLFGKNVVGGAINFITAKPKLDAEGSAELTLGEYGQRDAHMMLNVPVTDSIASRIVLGAVTNDGYRRTPTGRPLDDENKLSARFQTMFGLGSGTTFLLSGDIATQDLAQSSRFNVRVLPDNGSTKPRGFDDYDKPRVANPDRYGKIKAQTGGVRGEFVTDMLGFAALTATAAWRYVDYDSSDDLDGESASVNLARGLQVPAIQAVQVEHADSYSVETRLNSIGSGPLTWVVGLYYNNDEIDRDRETQTQVIPTTINLFRAHASTHSYAAYGEAQYKFDFGLGLFGGARYTDERKTYELMRLTGSRAAPTVGFSTFGTPGEAHSKLATWRVGADFRANNNIYLFGSVSTGFKAGAFPEQPSSAALARLPTAPEKVTNYEIGFKTDWLNRRLRFNVSAFNAVYDGLQTINVIPDASAGPGQTRVNVNSADATIKGIETEVIFAPVKLIDLTVRYSYIDATFDRFVQTTAILANGSAVQADLAGNRLTRTPEHAVTATLGLNTPEMDWGWLRFEGSLDYQSEIFDDAVNDLQEYRRPRTLFDASVTYNVNDRFYSRLWVRNLTDKEYRTWQVDQAGGLFVQYGPPRQFGVTLGAKF comes from the coding sequence ATGAAATTGAAACCGTTAAATGCTGCACTTTTGGCGACTACTGCCTTGTGGATGGCAACAACCTGTACGGCCTCGGCGCAGGCTACGGCAGATCCCGCAGGTTCCTCGCTCGCTCAACCAAATCAAGCGCAAGAGGCTCAGCCCATAGGTGGTATCAGCGACATCGTGGTTACCGCACGACGCCGCGAGGAATCCTTGCAAAATGCTCCGGTAACTGTGACGGCCTTCTCGGGTGCGGAACTTCAAAGCAAGGGCGTGACTGATGTCACGCGACTCCTACAGATATCTCCTGGCGTGAATTTCGACGCATTCCCTCGGGCCGCGCCTCGCCCATTCTTCCGCGGGATCGGCAGTTCCAATCAGGGTGCCGGTGGCGACCCGTCCTCTGTGGGATTTCTGGACGGCGTGTACCTCGGTCGGGCCGCGATGCTGGGTATCGATTTCTACGATTTGGCTCGTGTCGAGGTACTTAAGGGCCCGCAGGGCACACTGTTTGGGAAGAATGTGGTGGGAGGGGCCATCAACTTCATAACTGCAAAGCCAAAGCTCGATGCGGAAGGCAGCGCTGAACTCACACTGGGTGAATATGGTCAGCGCGACGCGCATATGATGCTGAACGTCCCAGTGACCGACTCCATAGCAAGCCGGATCGTTCTGGGCGCAGTGACCAATGACGGCTACCGGCGCACGCCAACGGGTCGCCCTTTGGATGACGAAAATAAGCTTAGCGCTCGCTTTCAGACTATGTTCGGCCTCGGATCGGGGACGACTTTCTTGTTATCAGGTGACATTGCTACACAAGATCTTGCTCAATCTTCCCGCTTCAATGTCAGGGTTTTACCCGACAACGGGAGTACCAAGCCGCGAGGTTTTGACGATTACGATAAGCCGCGTGTTGCCAATCCCGATCGCTATGGCAAGATCAAGGCACAAACTGGAGGTGTGCGTGGCGAATTCGTCACCGACATGCTGGGTTTTGCAGCGCTAACGGCCACTGCGGCGTGGCGTTATGTCGACTATGATTCATCTGATGATCTTGATGGCGAGTCCGCCTCCGTCAATCTGGCGCGGGGGCTCCAAGTGCCTGCGATTCAAGCGGTTCAGGTGGAGCATGCGGATTCTTACTCCGTCGAAACCCGGTTGAACTCAATAGGGTCTGGCCCGCTCACCTGGGTGGTGGGCCTTTACTATAACAATGATGAGATCGATCGAGATCGCGAAACGCAAACGCAAGTCATTCCCACGACGATCAACCTCTTCCGGGCGCACGCTTCGACGCACAGTTATGCCGCCTACGGCGAGGCGCAGTATAAGTTCGATTTTGGCCTCGGCCTGTTCGGCGGAGCTCGTTACACCGACGAGCGGAAAACCTATGAGTTGATGCGTCTGACTGGAAGCCGCGCAGCACCTACGGTTGGCTTCTCAACATTCGGTACGCCCGGCGAAGCGCATTCGAAACTGGCAACCTGGCGGGTCGGCGCTGATTTCAGAGCGAATAACAACATCTATCTTTTTGGCAGTGTTTCGACCGGGTTCAAGGCTGGCGCCTTCCCTGAACAACCGTCATCGGCGGCGCTGGCACGGCTACCCACTGCCCCGGAAAAAGTGACCAATTATGAGATTGGTTTTAAGACTGACTGGCTAAATCGCCGCCTGCGCTTCAACGTTTCGGCATTCAACGCCGTGTATGACGGCCTTCAAACAATCAACGTTATTCCCGACGCGAGCGCCGGTCCTGGCCAAACGCGCGTGAATGTGAATAGCGCCGACGCGACGATAAAGGGAATTGAGACAGAAGTCATCTTCGCTCCCGTGAAGCTCATCGACCTTACTGTCCGATATAGTTATATCGATGCTACCTTTGATCGATTTGTACAAACGACGGCGATACTTGCAAATGGTTCAGCGGTGCAGGCTGATCTCGCAGGCAATCGGCTGACGCGAACGCCGGAACATGCGGTTACAGCCACCTTGGGCCTCAACACGCCGGAAATGGATTGGGGATGGCTCCGTTTTGAAGGAAGTCTGGATTACCAGTCCGAGATTTTTGACGATGCGGTCAACGACCTTCAGGAATATCGGCGGCCCCGTACATTATTTGACGCCAGTGTGACCTACAATGTCAACGACCGGTTCTATTCGCGCCTTTGGGTAAGAAACTTGACGGATAAGGAATATCGGACTTGGCAAGTCGATCAGGCAGGCGGCCTCTTCGTCCAATATGGTCCACCGCGCCAGTTCGGCGTCACGCTTGGCGCGAAATTCTGA
- a CDS encoding MFS transporter — MNSSKARPAAERPHVGWATLLFYGVGACSSGIKMRALSSFLLIFYNQAVGMSPASVALAITIITIFDAIVDPLVGYLSDNFKSRWGRRHPFMYVSALPLALSFFCLWNPPAGISSELLFYYLLACLMVLRLFDTFFELPSIALAPELIHDYHRRTLIVSIRIFFRTVAGVLFTIAAFQIFLSDDQGGVTNRSGYFSFAVAGSVVMAISILASTMATHRFIPWLRKPEATTSGQRQFFADIIRLLRDPAARIMLVTGMLVAIVSGARNGLDLYFGLYFWQLTQTQLALVATLTAVATLLGTAILPPLAVRLGKRSTLIAVYIIGFLNMAVPVVLRLFDVLPENGTNTIFAIIAVESFLQGMLYVMSAAMMNSMLSDVVEELEVKTGRRSEGLLFSADAFFSKAVSGVGILISGAILSLIQFPTKAKPGTLPAETLWNLGAVYVPAVAVFTILVIFVVKNFPINQARHERNLAILREREGGEASLPTVTVV, encoded by the coding sequence ATGAATAGTTCCAAGGCCCGCCCCGCCGCAGAGCGCCCGCATGTCGGATGGGCCACCTTGCTTTTTTATGGTGTCGGAGCGTGCTCGTCAGGAATAAAAATGCGGGCGCTCAGCAGTTTCTTGCTGATCTTTTATAATCAGGCGGTTGGAATGAGTCCGGCATCCGTTGCCTTGGCCATTACCATTATAACCATATTCGATGCGATCGTTGATCCACTTGTCGGGTACTTGTCAGATAACTTCAAATCGCGGTGGGGCAGGCGACATCCATTCATGTACGTTTCTGCCTTACCACTGGCGCTTTCCTTCTTCTGCCTGTGGAATCCCCCAGCCGGGATTTCGAGCGAGTTGCTCTTTTACTATCTCCTGGCATGCCTCATGGTTCTCAGGCTGTTCGACACCTTTTTTGAGCTGCCCTCGATTGCACTCGCGCCTGAATTGATCCACGATTATCACAGGCGTACGCTTATCGTCAGTATTCGGATATTCTTCCGAACTGTTGCCGGCGTGCTGTTCACAATCGCCGCGTTTCAGATTTTCCTTTCGGACGATCAAGGGGGTGTCACCAACAGATCGGGCTATTTCTCGTTCGCCGTGGCCGGTTCTGTCGTTATGGCTATCTCAATCCTCGCATCGACAATGGCCACACATCGCTTTATCCCTTGGCTACGTAAACCGGAGGCCACTACTTCGGGGCAACGGCAATTCTTCGCTGACATCATCCGATTGCTGAGAGATCCCGCAGCACGGATCATGCTTGTCACAGGTATGCTAGTTGCCATCGTAAGCGGGGCGCGTAACGGCCTGGACCTCTATTTTGGGCTATATTTCTGGCAGCTAACTCAGACGCAACTGGCGCTTGTAGCAACGTTGACCGCAGTCGCGACATTGCTGGGCACCGCGATTTTGCCGCCCCTCGCTGTCAGATTGGGTAAGCGCAGCACGTTGATTGCGGTTTATATCATCGGCTTCTTAAATATGGCTGTTCCTGTCGTTCTCAGGCTCTTTGATGTTTTGCCAGAGAACGGTACAAATACCATCTTCGCAATTATTGCAGTGGAGTCCTTTTTGCAGGGAATGCTCTATGTAATGAGCGCTGCCATGATGAATTCGATGCTATCGGACGTGGTTGAGGAGCTTGAAGTAAAAACCGGAAGACGATCCGAAGGGTTATTGTTTTCCGCCGACGCCTTCTTCAGCAAAGCCGTGTCGGGGGTGGGCATCTTAATTTCCGGCGCGATCCTATCGCTGATCCAATTCCCCACTAAAGCGAAGCCTGGTACGTTGCCAGCAGAAACATTATGGAATCTTGGAGCGGTTTACGTGCCGGCAGTTGCCGTATTTACTATTCTCGTTATCTTCGTAGTGAAGAATTTCCCGATTAATCAGGCACGTCATGAACGTAACCTGGCAATTTTACGGGAGCGGGAAGGTGGAGAGGCGTCGTTACCGACGGTTACCGTGGTCTAG
- a CDS encoding citrate synthase, with translation MSYITAERAANLLGVSRATLYAYVSRRGIRSIPVEGTRQRLYWESDVLNARRPKGRPQRSTEFQLPESSVSLVDAGALYYRGELAVDLAEKATFEDVIDLLCKMPVGHAASYRPIKLPPMAQAIIGTMGSSSGLERAIATLTLIEADNPRAFDLSASGMATSGAEAIRTFAAILLRQDSLGKGPLHEIVAQSMGLADGWADLIRRLLILSADNGLEPGTLAVRSMAALGISPYRCITGGLIVMGGRQSAATRSEEIRRFIDDIDKQNVKDVILRRLRHDGRIPGFSSTLYPQGDPRGAALLAVISQRFRADPAFRPLLEAVTFVTSELGVKPNLALFAHFISKRVMPHQRDTLFVLGRSAGWIAHAIERYCAGEQSRPPALYTGPLPHDNNGEADARPR, from the coding sequence ATGTCTTACATCACAGCCGAACGAGCCGCGAACCTGCTTGGTGTCTCACGTGCGACGCTTTATGCATATGTCAGCCGTCGCGGGATCAGATCGATTCCTGTGGAAGGAACGCGCCAGCGTCTTTATTGGGAGAGCGATGTATTGAACGCTCGGCGACCGAAAGGGCGACCGCAACGATCAACTGAATTTCAGCTACCCGAGTCCAGCGTCTCGTTAGTCGATGCCGGAGCCCTTTATTATCGTGGGGAGCTGGCCGTTGACCTTGCGGAAAAGGCAACGTTCGAAGACGTTATCGACTTGCTATGCAAAATGCCCGTAGGGCATGCTGCAAGCTACCGCCCGATTAAGTTGCCGCCAATGGCTCAGGCCATCATTGGAACGATGGGCAGTTCCAGTGGACTGGAACGCGCAATAGCAACGCTTACTCTGATCGAAGCGGATAATCCCAGAGCGTTTGATCTGTCCGCGTCGGGCATGGCTACCAGCGGCGCGGAAGCCATAAGAACCTTCGCCGCAATACTTTTGCGGCAGGACAGCTTAGGCAAAGGGCCTCTGCACGAAATTGTGGCACAATCGATGGGGTTGGCCGATGGCTGGGCGGACCTGATACGCCGCCTGCTGATCCTCTCAGCCGATAATGGGCTGGAACCAGGCACCCTTGCCGTCCGATCCATGGCGGCTCTGGGCATCTCACCTTATCGTTGCATAACGGGCGGATTGATCGTCATGGGCGGACGTCAGAGCGCTGCGACCAGGAGCGAAGAAATTCGACGGTTCATCGACGATATTGACAAGCAAAATGTCAAAGATGTCATACTTCGTCGCCTGCGTCATGACGGCCGTATTCCCGGTTTCAGTTCAACTCTGTATCCGCAGGGCGACCCTCGCGGAGCTGCTCTGCTGGCGGTAATATCCCAGCGTTTTCGGGCCGACCCGGCGTTCCGGCCGTTGTTGGAAGCGGTGACGTTCGTTACCAGTGAACTCGGGGTCAAACCCAATCTGGCATTGTTCGCGCATTTCATCAGCAAACGTGTCATGCCCCATCAACGCGACACATTATTTGTGCTGGGGCGTTCGGCGGGGTGGATCGCCCATGCCATTGAACGCTATTGCGCCGGCGAGCAATCCCGCCCGCCGGCATTATATACCGGGCCACTGCCCCATGATAATAACGGGGAAGCCGATGCTAGACCACGGTAA
- a CDS encoding alpha/beta fold hydrolase: MINVDSLHLGRFVHVSIKLPVAPHWLCITREGQGMNIVKRGRAMWPKAQFAYRGDPRFSYCMHLPASAHSVGSKPRLLVAMHGSGRGCMAYRDALIPFAEANNVVVLAPLFPVGVLGDDNADGYKYIAEGELRYDHILLGMVDEISEIVGCPFDLFHLFGFSGGGHFAHRFYYLHPDRLASVTVGAPGGVTLLDNTRDFWIGTRDFAARFGTSPNLDAMRRVPSQLLVGAEDTQEFVYPPAVAHHAADMESLGKNRLQRNETLFRNWLDHGLPSERSVLPGIAHEGLRVIPAVEDFLARTISTTGS, encoded by the coding sequence ATGATCAATGTTGACAGCCTTCACTTGGGTCGCTTTGTTCATGTGAGTATTAAGTTGCCGGTGGCTCCACACTGGCTTTGCATCACGAGAGAAGGTCAGGGCATGAACATTGTTAAAAGGGGGCGAGCGATGTGGCCCAAAGCGCAGTTCGCATACCGGGGTGATCCACGCTTTTCCTACTGCATGCATTTGCCAGCCTCGGCACACAGCGTCGGAAGCAAGCCCCGCTTGCTGGTTGCGATGCACGGGTCGGGCCGCGGTTGCATGGCATATCGCGATGCCCTTATTCCTTTTGCCGAAGCCAATAATGTAGTCGTGCTGGCGCCTTTGTTTCCAGTCGGCGTGCTTGGCGACGACAATGCTGACGGATACAAGTATATCGCTGAGGGCGAGCTTCGTTACGATCATATCTTGTTGGGAATGGTAGATGAGATCAGCGAAATCGTAGGTTGCCCGTTTGACCTCTTCCATCTGTTCGGGTTCTCAGGGGGGGGGCATTTTGCTCACCGCTTTTATTATCTTCATCCTGATCGCCTGGCGTCAGTGACGGTGGGCGCCCCTGGAGGCGTGACTTTGCTGGACAATACGCGCGACTTTTGGATTGGAACCCGTGATTTCGCAGCTCGCTTCGGCACTTCGCCGAATCTTGATGCGATGCGGCGGGTGCCGTCCCAATTGCTAGTGGGTGCCGAGGATACTCAGGAATTTGTTTATCCTCCGGCGGTGGCTCACCATGCGGCGGATATGGAGTCACTCGGTAAAAATCGCCTTCAGCGTAACGAGACGCTTTTTCGTAACTGGCTGGATCATGGGCTGCCTTCCGAGCGATCGGTGCTGCCCGGTATCGCTCACGAGGGCTTGCGGGTCATCCCTGCCGTCGAGGATTTTCTCGCACGGACGATATCAACCACGGGGTCGTGA
- a CDS encoding Crp/Fnr family transcriptional regulator yields MSDENWIAALPSALQSIIETRSIDRSYAVGETIGKAGSPPPGVMQVRSGYVRLHGLQEDGRQTLIAIYSQGNCFAETAVLGRRCLNHTTTALSPTEIRILPAKDFWELCSAYPEIPEALCRKLAAALGRQIANRELKASKRLGQCIGVILQNASNAFGRSYVDGVEITCPISQQDLADHLDVTRQSVQREVSQLKRSGMIARSGRRWMIRDGERLRDFCSA; encoded by the coding sequence TTGAGTGATGAAAACTGGATCGCGGCGCTCCCGTCTGCGCTTCAATCAATCATTGAGACCCGCAGCATCGATCGGTCCTACGCAGTGGGCGAAACAATCGGTAAGGCCGGATCGCCGCCACCGGGAGTGATGCAGGTGCGATCTGGATATGTTCGGCTTCATGGACTGCAGGAAGACGGGAGGCAAACTCTCATTGCCATCTATTCACAAGGCAACTGCTTTGCAGAAACCGCAGTTCTAGGACGCAGGTGCCTGAACCATACGACAACGGCGCTATCGCCTACCGAAATTCGCATTTTGCCGGCGAAGGACTTCTGGGAGTTGTGTAGCGCCTATCCGGAAATTCCGGAAGCTCTATGTAGAAAACTTGCTGCCGCACTTGGCCGTCAAATAGCAAATCGTGAGTTGAAAGCCTCCAAGCGGCTGGGTCAGTGCATTGGAGTAATCTTGCAAAACGCTTCCAATGCCTTCGGTCGGTCCTATGTTGATGGCGTAGAGATTACTTGCCCGATTTCTCAGCAGGATCTCGCCGACCATCTCGATGTCACCCGGCAAAGCGTGCAACGCGAAGTCTCGCAATTGAAGCGGTCGGGTATGATTGCGCGCAGCGGCCGTAGGTGGATGATACGGGATGGAGAACGACTTCGGGATTTTTGCTCGGCCTGA
- a CDS encoding Crp/Fnr family transcriptional regulator codes for MSGFVVAEDWISSLPELVCQEAMAQMSVRQIAAGAELARVGNPAEAIYRVKSGYLKQTGLQEDGERTLLTIYAAGACFAETAVIVGQPLNHTTIALTDATVECLPAQAFWRLYRNCPEVSDALCRKFAQSLRRQVAEREQFASARLNAKIASLFADLGTRTGSVEADGRLRISIPFTQFDLAAHFGVTRQSVQRELSSFKSNRSIIKQSCGWVVDLTKLPSLS; via the coding sequence ATGAGCGGCTTTGTCGTGGCGGAAGATTGGATAAGCTCTCTGCCGGAACTGGTCTGCCAGGAAGCCATGGCCCAAATGTCAGTGCGCCAGATTGCAGCAGGTGCGGAATTGGCCCGCGTAGGCAATCCTGCGGAAGCCATTTATCGTGTTAAATCAGGCTATCTCAAACAAACGGGCCTTCAGGAAGATGGTGAGCGAACGCTGCTGACAATCTATGCCGCGGGAGCATGCTTCGCCGAAACCGCTGTTATTGTGGGACAACCCTTGAACCACACAACCATCGCCTTGACGGATGCCACAGTCGAATGCCTTCCCGCCCAGGCCTTTTGGAGGTTGTACCGCAATTGTCCCGAGGTATCTGACGCGCTCTGTCGCAAATTCGCACAGTCACTGCGGCGTCAGGTAGCTGAGCGGGAACAGTTCGCTTCAGCACGATTAAACGCGAAGATAGCGTCGCTCTTTGCCGATCTTGGCACGCGGACGGGCTCGGTCGAGGCTGATGGCCGACTCCGCATCAGCATCCCCTTCACTCAATTCGACTTGGCTGCCCATTTTGGCGTAACTCGGCAAAGCGTTCAGCGCGAACTATCCTCCTTCAAGTCCAATCGATCAATCATCAAACAATCATGCGGTTGGGTCGTCGATCTAACCAAACTGCCCAGTCTATCTTAA
- a CDS encoding MFS transporter: protein MLTVLYVFSYLDRFILTMLVPSVKASLKLSDFEMGIILGPAFAIVFAIAGVPLGWAADRYSRRWVILIGALIFGIATGVSGLATSFAALFLMRIFVGIGEASLTPAAMSLIADKMPRARLTTAISVFSMGPKIGSSAAYAIGGLALIAAGAIERSFPAMNLSEPWRLTLGVAAFPSILFAFLVFTFSEPRRAKRAVEASESGAVAFMVAKRGLMIPLTLGFCCIIICGQSLIAWVPTFIDRQFHWSPAIYGPTLGAISLAGAATLVPKGMIIDWLFKRGVRDAPIRFYTWLLMGTLPLAMVVFLLRNGTLFLLFYSIVAVVTIPLIAYFTTAVQMVTPKNLRGRVTALTSIPLALFGSLGPLIVGALTDFVFRDEARLGWSLTAVMSTMIPAALICMRYCLPALREAVDANEDNN from the coding sequence GTGCTCACCGTCCTCTATGTATTTTCGTATCTTGATCGTTTCATCCTGACGATGCTTGTTCCCAGCGTTAAGGCCAGCCTTAAACTGAGTGACTTCGAAATGGGCATTATACTTGGCCCCGCTTTCGCTATTGTATTTGCTATAGCGGGTGTGCCGCTCGGGTGGGCTGCAGACCGCTATTCACGTCGCTGGGTTATTCTGATCGGTGCGCTGATATTCGGCATCGCGACGGGCGTTTCCGGACTTGCCACATCGTTTGCGGCCCTTTTCTTGATGCGAATTTTCGTCGGAATAGGGGAGGCGTCGCTTACGCCTGCCGCCATGTCGCTGATTGCCGACAAGATGCCGCGTGCACGATTGACGACTGCAATCTCTGTTTTTTCAATGGGGCCTAAAATAGGTTCTTCCGCCGCCTATGCCATCGGCGGGCTTGCTCTAATCGCGGCTGGCGCTATCGAGCGGTCGTTTCCAGCAATGAACCTTAGCGAGCCTTGGCGCTTGACGTTGGGGGTCGCTGCCTTCCCTTCTATTCTGTTTGCTTTCCTCGTCTTCACTTTTTCCGAACCGCGCCGTGCTAAACGCGCTGTTGAGGCATCGGAAAGTGGAGCGGTGGCCTTCATGGTGGCCAAGCGTGGATTGATGATCCCGCTCACGCTTGGTTTTTGCTGCATCATCATTTGTGGACAAAGTTTGATCGCCTGGGTGCCTACTTTCATCGATCGCCAGTTTCATTGGTCGCCTGCTATTTATGGCCCCACCTTGGGGGCCATCAGTTTGGCGGGCGCGGCAACGCTCGTTCCCAAGGGCATGATTATCGACTGGTTGTTCAAGCGCGGCGTTCGGGACGCTCCAATCCGGTTTTATACATGGTTGTTGATGGGCACCTTGCCCTTAGCCATGGTCGTATTCCTGTTACGGAACGGCACCTTGTTTCTGCTGTTCTATTCAATCGTTGCCGTGGTGACGATCCCGCTGATAGCCTATTTCACCACCGCGGTGCAGATGGTAACGCCAAAGAACCTGCGTGGCCGCGTTACGGCACTCACCTCAATACCACTCGCGTTGTTCGGAAGCCTGGGTCCGTTGATCGTAGGAGCCTTAACCGACTTCGTGTTCCGGGATGAAGCACGTCTTGGATGGTCGCTTACGGCAGTAATGTCGACGATGATTCCGGCAGCTCTTATATGCATGCGATACTGCCTTCCTGCCTTGCGTGAAGCAGTGGATGCTAATGAAGATAATAATTAA